In one Bacillus thuringiensis genomic region, the following are encoded:
- a CDS encoding CBS domain-containing protein: MTRVRDLMSTHIVHCTPLDNVYEAAVKMKEESVGLIPVVENKQVVGLVTDRDLVVRGIAEKHPGSNKITNVMTTNIISVSPNDSIEKATELMAQHQIRRLPVVDSGQLIGMLALGDLAIRESADDQAGFALSEISEHTE; encoded by the coding sequence ATGACACGAGTTAGAGACTTAATGAGTACCCATATTGTACATTGTACACCGCTAGACAATGTATATGAGGCAGCTGTTAAAATGAAGGAAGAATCAGTTGGATTAATCCCAGTTGTTGAAAATAAGCAAGTTGTTGGGCTTGTTACTGATCGAGATTTAGTCGTTCGAGGGATTGCTGAAAAACATCCTGGATCTAATAAAATTACAAATGTGATGACAACAAATATTATCTCAGTTTCCCCAAATGATTCTATTGAAAAAGCTACAGAGCTAATGGCACAGCATCAAATTAGACGATTACCAGTAGTTGATAGTGGTCAACTTATTGGCATGTTAGCACTAGGAGATTTAGCTATAAGGGAATCAGCAGATGATCAAGCTGGATTTGCCTTGAGCGAAATCTCAGAGCATACAGAGTAA
- a CDS encoding DUF3965 domain-containing protein codes for MKAVQGDPNWNLVTDTYIEPNNFAELFSLLVPCHPKGEGKERTILVWKEKEFYKEENLASFIVYGMNKAKKLPQFHKDEIPTLVRILRLCQEIGWYEEANDFMIAQGLAEFVHTSLEYETWDLLTQSVALNYLIIKYRIGELTDRDIEIWDRVKFNEKCITDCKHLLSHKEVLEFTFFYMCKRAKSLSKEQLNSDMMSLAMYCNTFVYDLYTHDLLRKYRKCTDFLSYYGPSQAVLACQRAVLSQIFDRLDPLKTTHVDDYLYVMKEMMEHMTIGVMDRYGHFIGKLLSYVPFFEMIQVPQHAYYCEELLYICKGIEYKEEILRNYIFIQLHDCLPSFFRLFLKNKRYATIHDILFYWCDDEQRMSLEKKYNLSFIYEKYACG; via the coding sequence ATGAAGGCTGTACAGGGCGATCCAAATTGGAATTTGGTTACAGATACATATATAGAACCAAATAATTTCGCTGAATTATTTTCTTTGCTTGTACCTTGTCACCCAAAAGGTGAGGGGAAAGAACGAACTATATTAGTATGGAAAGAGAAAGAATTTTATAAAGAAGAAAACTTAGCGTCATTTATCGTATATGGCATGAATAAAGCAAAGAAATTACCGCAGTTTCATAAAGATGAAATTCCAACTTTAGTGCGTATTCTTCGCTTATGCCAAGAGATTGGTTGGTATGAAGAGGCAAATGATTTTATGATAGCGCAAGGATTAGCTGAGTTTGTTCATACTTCATTGGAATATGAAACATGGGATCTTTTGACGCAATCAGTTGCTTTAAATTATTTAATTATTAAATATCGTATAGGTGAATTGACAGATAGGGATATTGAAATTTGGGATAGAGTTAAATTTAATGAGAAGTGTATAACCGATTGTAAACATTTATTATCTCATAAAGAAGTATTGGAATTTACATTCTTTTATATGTGCAAGAGAGCGAAATCATTATCAAAAGAGCAATTAAATAGTGATATGATGAGTTTAGCGATGTATTGTAATACTTTTGTATATGATTTGTATACACATGATTTATTACGGAAATATCGTAAGTGTACAGATTTCCTATCATATTATGGACCTAGTCAGGCAGTTTTAGCATGTCAAAGAGCTGTATTATCTCAAATTTTCGATCGCTTAGACCCATTAAAGACAACGCATGTAGATGATTATTTATATGTGATGAAAGAAATGATGGAGCATATGACGATAGGAGTAATGGATCGATACGGTCATTTTATTGGAAAGCTACTATCTTATGTGCCATTTTTCGAAATGATACAAGTTCCACAGCATGCATATTATTGTGAAGAATTACTGTATATTTGTAAGGGCATTGAATATAAAGAAGAAATACTACGCAATTATATATTTATACAATTACATGATTGTTTACCATCATTCTTTAGGCTATTTCTTAAAAATAAGCGTTACGCAACGATTCATGATATTCTTTTCTATTGGTGCGATGACGAACAACGAATGAGTTTAGAGAAAAAATATAATCTGAGCTTTATTTATGAAAAATATGCTTGTGGATAA
- a CDS encoding SH3 domain-containing protein: MNMKATALTATTVAIASLLPSMGETNVQKANAEQLSNIKTGYVKVDQVALHTENNVKSTSIDTIRFNTKVNILETTNGWYKVSVHNKVGYVQKDAILLKNKLQSNDQYIVNANALNVRSEPNLESSILDVLPNGKFITVQEDQGEWYKISHNGQTGYVQKAFISNGSQPLVKGITVQNNTKYTVATPNLNVRSNASTSSALLGSLQNGTQVQVVETVGTWYKIRFGTGYGYVAKHYVVQNQPQAKTDQPSSIPAAFKFPAQGRISSTFDIRWEQMHYGIDIAAPGNVSIQAAAAGKVVKSYYSASYGNVVFIAHQINGKLYTTVYAHMKDRTVQAGDQVQTGQLIGHMGNTGHSYGQHLHFELHNGEWNFEKTNAVNPLPYLVR; this comes from the coding sequence CAAAAAGCAAACGCTGAACAATTATCTAATATTAAAACTGGGTATGTCAAAGTCGATCAAGTAGCATTACATACAGAAAATAACGTAAAAAGCACATCAATTGATACAATTCGCTTTAATACAAAAGTGAACATCCTTGAAACAACTAATGGTTGGTATAAAGTATCTGTTCATAATAAAGTAGGTTATGTACAAAAAGATGCTATTTTACTAAAAAACAAACTTCAATCTAATGATCAATACATCGTTAATGCTAATGCATTAAACGTTCGCTCTGAACCTAATTTAGAATCTTCCATTTTAGATGTATTACCAAATGGCAAGTTTATTACCGTTCAAGAAGATCAAGGCGAATGGTATAAAATCTCACATAATGGCCAAACAGGTTACGTACAAAAAGCATTCATCTCTAATGGTTCACAACCCTTAGTAAAAGGAATCACCGTTCAAAATAATACAAAATATACCGTTGCAACACCTAATCTAAATGTACGTAGCAACGCTAGTACAAGTAGCGCTCTACTCGGTTCATTACAAAACGGTACACAAGTACAAGTAGTAGAAACTGTAGGAACTTGGTATAAAATTCGTTTTGGCACAGGATACGGATATGTAGCAAAACACTATGTAGTACAAAATCAACCACAAGCTAAAACAGATCAGCCTTCATCAATTCCAGCTGCTTTCAAATTCCCCGCTCAAGGAAGAATTAGCTCAACCTTTGATATACGCTGGGAACAAATGCATTATGGTATAGATATTGCCGCTCCAGGAAACGTCTCTATCCAAGCTGCTGCTGCAGGTAAAGTTGTGAAATCTTATTATTCAGCTAGCTATGGCAATGTTGTTTTCATTGCGCATCAAATCAATGGGAAATTATATACAACTGTTTATGCTCATATGAAGGATCGCACTGTACAAGCTGGTGATCAAGTACAAACTGGACAATTAATAGGTCATATGGGAAACACAGGTCATTCATACGGGCAACATCTTCATTTTGAATTACATAATGGAGAATGGAATTTTGAAAAAACAAATGCAGTAAATCCACTGCCATATTTAGTTAGGTAA